A region of Streptomyces sp. NBC_01750 DNA encodes the following proteins:
- the rpsQ gene encoding 30S ribosomal protein S17, giving the protein MSESNVTENKTDRGFRKTREGLVVSDKMDKTVVVAVEDRVKHALYGKVIRRTNKLKAHDEQNAAGVGDRVLIMETRPLSATKRWRIVEILEKAK; this is encoded by the coding sequence ATGAGCGAGAGCAACGTGACCGAGAACAAGACCGACCGCGGTTTCCGCAAGACCCGCGAGGGTCTGGTCGTCAGCGACAAGATGGACAAGACCGTCGTCGTCGCTGTCGAGGACCGCGTCAAGCACGCGCTGTACGGCAAGGTCATTCGCCGTACGAACAAGCTCAAGGCGCACGACGAGCAGAACGCTGCCGGCGTCGGCGACCGCGTCCTCATCATGGAGACGCGTCCGCTGTCGGCGACCAAGCGCTGGCGCATCGTCGAGATCCTCGAGAAGGCCAAGTAA
- the rplN gene encoding 50S ribosomal protein L14, producing MIQQESRLRVADNTGAKEILCIRVLGGSGRRYAGIGDVIVATVKDAIPGGNVKKGDVIKAVIVRTVKERRRQDGSYIRFDENAAVILKNDGDPRGTRIFGPVGRELREKKFMKIISLAPEVL from the coding sequence GTGATCCAGCAGGAGTCGCGACTGCGTGTCGCCGACAACACTGGTGCCAAGGAGATCCTTTGCATCCGTGTTCTCGGTGGTTCCGGTCGCCGCTACGCGGGCATCGGTGACGTCATCGTCGCCACCGTCAAGGACGCGATCCCCGGTGGCAACGTGAAGAAGGGTGACGTCATCAAGGCGGTCATCGTTCGCACCGTCAAGGAGCGTCGTCGTCAGGACGGCTCGTACATCCGCTTCGACGAGAACGCCGCCGTCATTCTCAAGAACGACGGCGACCCTCGCGGCACCCGTATCTTCGGCCCGGTGGGTCGTGAGCTGCGCGAGAAGAAGTTCATGAAGATCATCTCGCTCGCGCCGGAGGTGCTGTAA
- the rplX gene encoding 50S ribosomal protein L24: protein MKIKKGDLVQVITGKDKGKQGKVIVAYPVENRVLVEGVNRVKKHTKAGQTARGSQTGGIVTTEAPIHVSNVQLVVEKDGNKVVTRVGYRFDDEGNKIRVAKRTGEDI from the coding sequence ATGAAGATCAAGAAGGGCGACCTGGTTCAGGTCATCACCGGTAAGGACAAGGGCAAGCAGGGCAAGGTCATCGTGGCCTACCCCGTTGAGAACCGTGTCCTCGTCGAGGGTGTCAACCGGGTCAAGAAGCACACCAAGGCCGGCCAGACCGCTCGCGGTTCGCAGACCGGTGGCATTGTGACGACCGAGGCTCCGATTCACGTGAGCAACGTTCAGCTCGTCGTGGAGAAGGACGGCAACAAGGTCGTCACGCGCGTCGGTTACCGCTTCGACGACGAGGGCAACAAGATCCGCGTTGCCAAGCGGACGGGTGAGGACATCTGA
- the rplE gene encoding 50S ribosomal protein L5 produces MATTTTPRLKTKYREEITGKLREEFSYENVMQIPGLVKIVVNMGVGDAARDSKLIEGAIRDLTTITGQKPAVTKARKSIAQFKLREGQPIGCHVTLRGDRMWEFLDRTLSLALPRIRDFRGLSPKQFDGRGNYTFGLTEQVMFHEIDQDKIDRVRGMDITVVTTATNDDEGRALLRHLGFPFKEN; encoded by the coding sequence ATGGCGACCACCACCACTCCGCGTCTCAAGACGAAGTACCGCGAGGAGATCACGGGCAAGCTGCGTGAGGAGTTCTCGTACGAGAACGTCATGCAGATTCCCGGTCTCGTCAAGATCGTGGTCAACATGGGTGTGGGCGACGCCGCCCGCGACTCCAAGCTGATCGAGGGCGCCATCCGCGACCTCACCACGATCACTGGCCAGAAGCCGGCCGTCACCAAGGCTCGGAAGTCCATCGCGCAGTTCAAGCTGCGTGAGGGTCAGCCGATCGGCTGCCACGTCACCCTCCGCGGTGACCGCATGTGGGAGTTCCTGGACCGTACGCTGTCGCTCGCGCTGCCGCGTATCCGTGACTTCCGTGGTCTGTCGCCCAAGCAGTTCGACGGCCGTGGCAACTACACCTTCGGTCTCACGGAGCAGGTCATGTTCCACGAGATCGACCAGGACAAGATCGACCGGGTCCGGGGCATGGACATCACCGTGGTCACCACGGCGACCAACGACGACGAGGGTCGTGCCCTGCTTCGTCACCTCGGCTTCCCGTTCAAGGAGAACTGA
- a CDS encoding type Z 30S ribosomal protein S14 encodes MAKKALIAKAARKPKFGVRAYTRCQRCGRPHSVYRKFGLCRVCLREMAHRGELPGVTKSSW; translated from the coding sequence GTGGCGAAGAAGGCTCTGATCGCTAAGGCCGCCCGCAAGCCGAAGTTCGGTGTGCGCGCGTACACCCGCTGCCAGCGCTGCGGCCGGCCCCACTCCGTCTACCGCAAGTTCGGCCTGTGCCGCGTGTGCCTTCGTGAGATGGCTCACCGTGGCGAGCTGCCGGGCGTGACCAAGAGCTCCTGGTAA
- the rpsH gene encoding 30S ribosomal protein S8, translated as MTMTDPIADMLTRLRNANSAYHDSVVMPHSKIKSHIAEILQQEGFITGWKVEDAEVGKNLVLELKFGPNRERSIAGIKRISKPGLRVYAKSTNLPKVLGGLGVAIISTSHGLLTGQQAGKKGVGGEVLAYVW; from the coding sequence ATGACCATGACTGATCCCATCGCAGACATGCTCACGCGTCTGCGTAACGCGAACTCGGCGTACCACGACTCCGTCGTGATGCCGCACAGCAAGATCAAGTCGCACATCGCGGAGATCCTCCAGCAGGAGGGCTTCATCACCGGCTGGAAGGTCGAGGATGCCGAGGTCGGCAAGAACCTCGTCCTGGAGCTGAAGTTCGGCCCGAACCGCGAGCGTTCGATTGCCGGCATCAAGCGCATCTCCAAGCCGGGTCTGCGCGTGTACGCGAAGTCCACCAACCTGCCGAAGGTTCTTGGCGGCCTGGGCGTGGCGATCATCTCCACGTCCCACGGTCTCCTGACCGGCCAGCAGGCAGGCAAGAAGGGCGTAGGTGGGGAAGTCCTCGCCTACGTCTGGTAG
- the rplF gene encoding 50S ribosomal protein L6, with amino-acid sequence MSRIGKLPIQVPAGVDVTIDGRTVAVKGPKGSLSHTVAAPIEIVKGEEGVLNVTRPNDERQNKALHGLSRTLVANMITGVTQGYVKALEISGVGYRVAAKGSNLEFQLGYSHSILVEAPEGISFKVESPTKFSVEGIDKQKVGEVAANIRKLRKPDPYKAKGVKYAGEVIRRKVGKAGK; translated from the coding sequence ATGTCGCGAATCGGCAAGCTCCCCATCCAGGTTCCCGCCGGTGTGGACGTCACCATCGATGGCCGTACGGTCGCCGTGAAGGGCCCCAAGGGTTCCCTCTCCCACACCGTTGCCGCGCCGATCGAGATCGTTAAGGGCGAGGAGGGCGTTCTCAACGTCACCCGTCCGAACGACGAGCGTCAGAACAAGGCCCTGCACGGCCTGTCCCGCACGCTGGTGGCGAACATGATCACCGGCGTGACCCAGGGTTACGTCAAGGCGCTCGAGATCAGCGGTGTCGGTTACCGCGTCGCCGCGAAGGGCTCCAACCTGGAGTTCCAGCTCGGCTACAGCCACTCGATCCTCGTGGAGGCGCCCGAGGGCATCTCCTTCAAGGTCGAGTCGCCGACCAAGTTCTCGGTCGAGGGCATCGACAAGCAGAAGGTCGGCGAGGTCGCCGCGAACATCCGCAAGCTGCGTAAGCCCGACCCGTACAAGGCCAAGGGCGTCAAGTACGCGGGCGAGGTCATCCGCCGCAAGGTCGGAAAGGCGGGTAAGTAA
- the rplR gene encoding 50S ribosomal protein L18 has protein sequence MAYGVKIAKGDAYKRAAIKRRHIRVRKHVSGTPERPRLVVTRSNRNIVAQVIDDIAGHTLASASTLDTSIRGGEGDKSAQAQQVGALVAERAKAAGVEAVVFDRGGNRYAGRIAALADAAREAGLKF, from the coding sequence ATGGCATACGGTGTAAAGATTGCCAAGGGCGACGCGTACAAGCGCGCTGCCATCAAGCGCCGCCACATCCGCGTCCGCAAGCATGTCTCCGGTACGCCGGAGCGTCCGCGCCTGGTCGTGACGCGCTCCAACCGCAACATCGTTGCGCAGGTCATCGACGACATCGCGGGCCACACGCTCGCGTCGGCGTCGACCCTGGACACCTCGATCCGTGGTGGCGAGGGCGACAAGAGCGCCCAGGCCCAGCAGGTCGGCGCGCTTGTCGCCGAGCGTGCGAAGGCTGCCGGTGTCGAGGCCGTCGTGTTCGACCGCGGTGGCAACAGGTACGCCGGGCGCATTGCCGCTCTGGCTGACGCCGCCCGCGAAGCCGGGCTGAAGTTCTAA
- the rpsE gene encoding 30S ribosomal protein S5, with amino-acid sequence MAGPQRRGSGAGGGERRDRKGRDGGAAAEKTAYVERVVAINRVAKVVKGGRRFSFTALVVVGDGDGTVGVGYGKAKEVPAAIAKGVEEAKKNFFKVPRIQGTIPHPITGEKAAGVVLLKPASPGTGVIAGGPVRAVLECAGVHDILSKSLGSSNAINIVHATVAALKGLQRPEEIAARRGLPLEDVAPAALLRARAGAGA; translated from the coding sequence ATGGCTGGACCCCAGCGCCGCGGAAGCGGTGCCGGTGGCGGCGAGCGGCGGGACCGGAAGGGTCGCGACGGTGGCGCTGCCGCCGAGAAGACCGCATACGTTGAGCGCGTTGTCGCGATCAACCGCGTCGCCAAGGTTGTCAAGGGTGGTCGCCGCTTCAGCTTCACCGCGCTGGTCGTGGTGGGCGACGGTGACGGCACCGTAGGTGTCGGATACGGCAAGGCCAAGGAAGTTCCCGCGGCCATCGCCAAGGGCGTGGAAGAGGCCAAGAAGAACTTCTTCAAGGTCCCGCGTATCCAGGGCACGATCCCTCACCCGATCACGGGTGAGAAGGCTGCGGGCGTCGTCCTGCTCAAGCCGGCTTCCCCCGGTACCGGCGTTATCGCCGGTGGCCCGGTGCGCGCCGTGCTCGAGTGCGCCGGCGTTCACGACATCCTGTCGAAGTCGCTCGGCTCGTCCAATGCGATCAACATCGTGCACGCGACCGTGGCGGCCCTCAAGGGCCTGCAGCGTCCCGAGGAGATCGCGGCTCGCCGTGGTCTGCCCCTCGAGGACGTCGCCCCCGCGGCTCTGCTTCGTGCACGTGCGGGAGCGGGTGCGTAA
- the rpmD gene encoding 50S ribosomal protein L30 encodes MARLKITQTKSYIGSKQNHRDTLRSLGLKRLHDVVVKDDRPEFRGMVHTVRHLVTVEEVD; translated from the coding sequence ATGGCTCGCCTCAAGATCACGCAGACGAAGTCGTACATCGGCAGCAAGCAGAACCACCGCGACACCCTTCGTTCGCTCGGGCTCAAGCGCCTGCACGACGTGGTTGTCAAGGATGACCGCCCCGAGTTCCGCGGAATGGTGCACACCGTCCGCCACCTCGTGACGGTTGAGGAGGTCGACTGA
- the rplO gene encoding 50S ribosomal protein L15 gives MAEQNPLKVHNLRPAPGAKTAKTRVGRGEASKGKTAGRGTKGTKARYQVPERFEGGQMPLHMRLPKLKGFKNPFRTEYQVVNLDKLGALYPEGGEVTVADLVAKGAVRKNSLVKVLGQGEISVALQVTVDAVSGSAKEKIAAAGGTVTELV, from the coding sequence ATGGCGGAGCAGAACCCGCTGAAGGTCCACAACCTCCGTCCTGCCCCGGGCGCCAAGACCGCCAAGACCCGTGTGGGTCGTGGCGAGGCGTCCAAGGGTAAGACCGCAGGTCGTGGTACCAAGGGCACCAAGGCCCGTTACCAGGTTCCGGAGCGCTTCGAGGGTGGGCAGATGCCCCTCCACATGCGTCTCCCGAAGCTCAAGGGCTTCAAGAACCCGTTCCGCACCGAGTACCAGGTCGTGAACCTGGACAAGCTCGGCGCTCTCTACCCCGAGGGTGGAGAGGTCACGGTGGCCGATCTGGTCGCCAAGGGCGCGGTGCGCAAGAACAGCCTCGTCAAGGTCCTGGGCCAGGGCGAGATCTCCGTGGCGCTGCAGGTGACGGTTGACGCCGTCTCCGGCTCCGCCAAGGAGAAGATTGCCGCTGCCGGCGGCACCGTCACCGAGCTCGTCTGA
- the secY gene encoding preprotein translocase subunit SecY has translation MLTAFARAFKTPDLRKKLLFTLSIIVLYRLGSHIPVPGVNYQNVQICVEQAQKGNNSLFGLVNMFSGGALLQITIFALGIMPYITASIILQLLTVVIPRLEALKKEGSAGTAKITQYTRYLTVALAVLQGTGLVATARSGALFQNCQVASEIVPNRSIFTTIVMVVTMTAGTAAVMWLGELITDRGIGNGMSILMFISIAAGFPGALWAIKQTGKLAKGWIEFGTVILIGFVMVALVVFVEQAQRRIPVQYAKRMIGRRSYGGTSTYIPLKVNQAGVIPVIFASSLLYIPALVAQFSNSQAGWKTWIQTHFVKGDHPYYIVTYFLLIVFFAFFYVAISFNPEEVADNMKKYGGFIPGIRAGRPTAEYLSYVLNRITWPGSLYLGLIALVPTMALAGFGGANQNFPFGGTSILIIVGVGLETVKQIESQLQQRNYEGFLR, from the coding sequence GTGCTCACCGCGTTCGCCCGGGCGTTCAAGACGCCCGACCTGCGCAAGAAGCTGCTCTTCACGCTCAGCATCATCGTGCTGTACCGACTCGGGTCGCACATTCCCGTCCCTGGCGTGAACTACCAGAACGTCCAGATCTGTGTCGAACAGGCGCAGAAGGGCAATAACAGCCTGTTCGGCCTGGTGAACATGTTCAGTGGCGGGGCGCTGCTGCAGATCACCATCTTCGCGCTCGGCATCATGCCGTACATCACGGCGAGCATCATCCTGCAGTTGCTGACTGTGGTCATCCCACGGCTGGAGGCCCTCAAGAAGGAGGGTTCGGCCGGCACGGCGAAGATCACGCAGTACACGCGTTACCTGACGGTGGCGCTCGCCGTACTGCAGGGCACCGGCCTGGTGGCCACTGCCCGCAGCGGTGCGCTCTTCCAGAACTGTCAGGTCGCCAGCGAGATCGTTCCCAACCGCTCGATCTTCACCACCATCGTCATGGTGGTGACCATGACCGCGGGCACCGCGGCCGTCATGTGGCTCGGTGAGCTCATCACCGACCGCGGCATCGGCAACGGCATGTCCATCCTGATGTTCATCTCGATCGCCGCCGGCTTCCCGGGCGCCCTGTGGGCGATCAAGCAGACCGGCAAGCTCGCCAAGGGCTGGATCGAGTTCGGCACGGTCATCCTGATCGGCTTCGTGATGGTCGCCCTGGTGGTCTTCGTCGAGCAGGCTCAGCGCCGTATCCCGGTGCAGTACGCGAAGCGCATGATTGGGCGGCGGTCGTACGGCGGTACGTCCACATACATCCCGCTCAAGGTCAACCAGGCGGGTGTGATTCCCGTCATCTTCGCGTCGTCGCTGCTCTACATCCCGGCGCTGGTCGCCCAGTTCTCCAACTCCCAAGCGGGCTGGAAGACCTGGATCCAAACGCACTTCGTCAAGGGTGACCACCCGTATTACATCGTCACGTACTTCCTCCTGATCGTGTTCTTCGCCTTCTTCTATGTGGCGATTTCGTTCAACCCCGAGGAAGTCGCCGACAACATGAAGAAGTATGGTGGCTTCATCCCGGGCATCCGGGCTGGCCGCCCTACTGCCGAGTATCTGAGCTACGTGCTCAACCGGATCACTTGGCCGGGCTCGCTGTACCTGGGTCTGATTGCTCTTGTCCCGACGATGGCGTTGGCAGGCTTCGGAGGCGCGAACCAGAACTTCCCGTTCGGCGGGACGAGCATCCTCATCATCGTGGGTGTGGGTCTGGAGACCGTGAAGCAGATCGAGAGCCAGCTCCAGCAGCGTAATTACGAAGGGTTCCTCCGCTGA
- a CDS encoding adenylate kinase encodes MRIVLVGPPGAGKGTQAAFLAKNLSIPHISTGDLFRANISQGTELGKQAKAYMDAGKLVPDEVTVGMAKDRLQQPDAENGFLLDGFPRNVGQAEALDDYLKGAGLKLDAVLDLEVPEDEVVKRIAGRRVCRNNSAHVYHVSYSPPKAEGVCDECGGELYQRDDDSEETVRTRLEVYHTQTEPIIDYYRAQDLVVTISALGKVTDVTARAMEALQVDRAAQA; translated from the coding sequence ATGCGAATCGTCCTCGTCGGACCGCCCGGTGCCGGCAAGGGAACGCAGGCTGCGTTCCTTGCCAAGAACCTGTCGATCCCGCACATCTCCACGGGCGACCTCTTCCGCGCCAACATCAGTCAGGGCACGGAGCTCGGCAAGCAGGCCAAGGCGTACATGGACGCCGGCAAGCTGGTACCCGACGAGGTCACCGTCGGGATGGCGAAGGACCGCCTGCAGCAGCCGGACGCCGAGAACGGCTTCCTGCTTGACGGCTTCCCGCGCAATGTCGGCCAGGCCGAGGCGCTCGACGACTACCTCAAGGGCGCGGGGCTGAAGCTGGACGCCGTGCTCGACCTGGAGGTCCCCGAGGACGAGGTCGTGAAGCGGATCGCGGGCCGTCGTGTCTGCCGCAACAACAGCGCGCACGTCTACCACGTGTCGTACTCCCCGCCGAAGGCCGAGGGTGTCTGCGACGAGTGCGGCGGCGAGCTGTACCAGCGCGACGACGACTCCGAGGAGACCGTGCGCACGCGGCTCGAGGTCTACCACACGCAGACCGAGCCGATCATCGACTACTACAGGGCCCAGGACCTGGTGGTCACCATCTCCGCGCTCGGCAAGGTCACGGACGTGACGGCCCGGGCGATGGAAGCACTTCAGGTGGACCGGGCCGCGCAGGCCTGA
- the map gene encoding type I methionyl aminopeptidase: protein MVQIKTPEQIAKMREAGLVVAAIHAATREAAVPGATTRDLDEVARKVIADHGAKSNFLGYGGFPATICTSVNEVVVHGIPDEKTVLKDGDIISIDAGAVIDGWHGDAAYTAFVGTGHAPELIELSRVTEESMWAGIAAMKNGNRLIDVSRAIETYIRRQPRPATGKYGIIEEYGGHGIGTEMHMDPHLLNYVSKKRGRGPKLVPGLCLAIEPMVSLGTPHTEVLQDEWTVITTDGTWSSHWEHSIALTEEGPLVLTAPDCGRAKLAELGITAAPDPLASA from the coding sequence ATGGTGCAGATCAAGACCCCCGAGCAGATCGCGAAGATGCGTGAGGCGGGGCTGGTCGTCGCGGCCATCCACGCGGCCACCCGTGAGGCAGCGGTGCCGGGCGCCACCACCAGGGATCTGGATGAGGTCGCCCGCAAGGTGATCGCCGACCACGGTGCGAAGTCCAACTTTCTGGGGTACGGCGGGTTCCCCGCGACGATCTGCACCTCGGTCAACGAGGTTGTCGTCCACGGCATCCCGGACGAGAAGACCGTCCTCAAGGACGGCGACATCATCTCCATCGACGCCGGCGCGGTCATCGACGGCTGGCACGGTGACGCCGCGTACACCGCCTTCGTCGGCACCGGCCACGCACCGGAGCTGATCGAGCTCTCCCGGGTCACCGAGGAGTCGATGTGGGCCGGCATCGCCGCGATGAAGAACGGCAACCGGCTGATCGACGTCTCCCGCGCCATCGAGACGTACATCCGCCGTCAGCCGCGTCCCGCGACCGGCAAGTACGGGATCATCGAGGAGTACGGCGGCCACGGCATCGGCACCGAGATGCACATGGACCCGCATCTGCTCAACTACGTCTCGAAGAAGCGCGGCCGCGGCCCCAAGCTGGTCCCCGGTCTCTGCCTGGCGATCGAGCCGATGGTCTCGCTCGGCACCCCGCACACCGAGGTCCTGCAGGACGAGTGGACCGTCATCACCACGGACGGCACCTGGTCCTCGCACTGGGAGCACTCGATCGCGCTGACCGAGGAGGGCCCGCTGGTGCTGACGGCGCCGGACTGCGGCCGGGCCAAGCTGGCGGAGCTCGGCATCACGGCCGCGCCCGACCCCCTCGCCTCCGCTTAA
- the infA gene encoding translation initiation factor IF-1, whose protein sequence is MAKKQGAIEIEGTVIESLPNAMFKVELQNGHKVLAHISGKMRMHYIRILPDDRVVVELSPYDLTRGRIVYRYK, encoded by the coding sequence GTGGCCAAGAAGCAAGGTGCCATCGAAATTGAGGGCACCGTGATCGAGTCCCTCCCGAACGCCATGTTCAAGGTGGAACTCCAGAACGGTCACAAGGTCCTCGCGCACATCTCCGGCAAGATGCGGATGCATTACATCCGTATCCTTCCGGACGACCGGGTCGTCGTGGAGCTGTCTCCGTACGACCTGACGCGTGGCCGGATCGTCTACCGGTACAAGTAG
- the rpmJ gene encoding 50S ribosomal protein L36, producing the protein MKVKPSVKKICDKCKVIRRHGRVMVICDNLRHKQRQG; encoded by the coding sequence ATGAAGGTCAAGCCGAGCGTCAAGAAGATCTGCGACAAGTGCAAGGTGATCCGCCGTCACGGCCGGGTCATGGTCATCTGCGACAACCTGCGCCACAAGCAGCGCCAGGGCTGA
- the rpsM gene encoding 30S ribosomal protein S13 — protein sequence MARLSGVDLPREKRVEIALTYVFGIGRTRSKEALAATGVDPNTRVRDLAEEDLVKLREYVDANLKTEGDLRREVQADIRRKVEIGCYQGLRHRRGLPVHGQRTSTNARTRKGPRRAIAGKKKPGKK from the coding sequence ATGGCACGCCTTTCCGGCGTTGACCTCCCGCGCGAAAAGCGCGTTGAGATCGCCCTCACCTACGTCTTCGGTATCGGGCGCACCCGGTCCAAGGAAGCGCTCGCCGCCACCGGTGTCGACCCCAACACCCGCGTTCGTGACCTGGCCGAGGAAGACCTGGTCAAGCTGCGCGAGTACGTGGATGCCAACCTCAAGACCGAGGGTGACCTCCGTCGCGAGGTCCAGGCGGACATTCGCCGCAAGGTCGAGATCGGCTGCTACCAGGGTCTGCGGCACCGCCGTGGCCTGCCGGTCCACGGTCAGCGCACGAGCACGAACGCACGTACCCGCAAGGGCCCGCGTCGCGCGATCGCCGGCAAGAAGAAGCCGGGCAAGAAGTAG
- the rpsK gene encoding 30S ribosomal protein S11 → MPPKGRQGAAKKVRRKEKKNVAHGHAHIKSTFNNTIVSITDPAGNVISWASAGHVGFKGSRKSTPFAAQMAAESAARRAQEHGMRKVDVFVKGPGSGRETAIRSLQATGLEVGSIQDVTPTPHNGCRPPKRRRV, encoded by the coding sequence ATGCCCCCCAAGGGTCGTCAGGGCGCTGCCAAGAAGGTGCGCCGCAAGGAAAAGAAGAACGTCGCTCATGGGCACGCCCACATCAAGAGCACGTTCAACAACACCATCGTTTCGATCACCGACCCCGCGGGCAACGTGATCTCCTGGGCCTCCGCCGGCCACGTCGGCTTCAAGGGCTCGCGCAAGTCCACCCCCTTCGCCGCGCAGATGGCCGCCGAGTCGGCCGCCCGCCGCGCGCAGGAGCACGGCATGCGCAAGGTCGACGTCTTCGTCAAGGGTCCCGGCTCCGGCCGTGAGACCGCGATCCGCTCCCTCCAGGCCACGGGCCTCGAGGTCGGTTCGATCCAGGACGTCACCCCCACCCCGCACAACGGCTGCCGCCCTCCGAAGCGTCGCCGCGTCTGA
- a CDS encoding DNA-directed RNA polymerase subunit alpha: MLIAQRPSLTEEVVDEYRSRFVIEPLEPGFGYTLGNSLRRTLLSSIPGAAVTSIRIDGVLHEFTTVPGVKEDVTDLILNIKQLVVSSEHDEPVVMYLRKQGPGLVTAADIAPPAGVEVHNPDLVLATLNGKGKLEMELTVERGRGYVSAVQNKQVGQEIGRIPVDSIYSPVLKVTYKVEATRVEQRTDFDKLIVDVETKQAMRPRDAMASAGKTLVELFGLARELNIDAEGIDMGPSPTDAALAADLALPIEELELTVRSYNCLKREGIHSVGELVARSEADLLDIRNFGAKSIDEVKAKLAGMGLALKDSPPGFDPTAAADAFGADDDADAGFVETEQY, encoded by the coding sequence ATGCTTATCGCTCAGCGTCCCTCGCTGACCGAAGAGGTCGTCGACGAGTACCGCTCGCGGTTCGTCATCGAGCCGCTGGAGCCGGGTTTCGGCTACACGCTCGGCAACTCCCTTCGCCGTACGCTTCTCTCCTCGATCCCCGGCGCTGCTGTCACCAGCATCCGGATCGACGGTGTCCTGCACGAGTTCACCACCGTGCCGGGCGTCAAGGAGGACGTCACCGACCTCATCCTGAACATCAAGCAGCTGGTCGTCTCCTCGGAGCACGACGAGCCGGTCGTGATGTACCTGCGCAAGCAGGGTCCCGGCCTGGTCACCGCTGCTGACATCGCCCCGCCGGCCGGTGTCGAGGTGCACAACCCCGACCTGGTGCTCGCCACGCTGAACGGCAAGGGCAAGCTGGAGATGGAGCTGACCGTCGAGCGCGGTCGCGGCTATGTCTCCGCCGTGCAGAACAAGCAGGTGGGCCAGGAGATCGGCCGTATCCCGGTCGACTCCATCTACTCGCCGGTGCTCAAGGTCACGTACAAGGTCGAGGCGACCCGTGTCGAGCAGCGCACCGACTTCGACAAGCTGATCGTCGACGTCGAGACCAAGCAGGCCATGCGTCCGCGTGACGCCATGGCTTCGGCCGGTAAGACCCTGGTCGAGCTGTTCGGTCTGGCGCGCGAGCTCAACATCGACGCCGAGGGCATCGACATGGGTCCGTCCCCGACGGACGCCGCGCTCGCCGCCGATCTTGCGCTGCCGATCGAGGAGCTCGAGCTCACCGTTCGCTCGTACAACTGCCTCAAGCGCGAGGGCATCCACTCCGTGGGTGAGCTCGTGGCGCGTTCCGAGGCGGACCTGCTCGACATCCGCAACTTCGGTGCGAAGTCGATCGACGAGGTCAAGGCGAAGCTGGCCGGCATGGGCCTGGCGCTCAAGGACAGCCCGCCCGGATTCGACCCGACCGCCGCCGCCGACGCCTTCGGCGCCGACGACGACGCGGACGCGGGCTTCGTGGAGACCGAGCAGTACTGA
- the rplQ gene encoding 50S ribosomal protein L17 — MPKPAKGARLGGSAAHEKLLLANLAKSLFEHGRITTTEAKARRLRPVAERLITKAKKGDIHNRRLVLQTITDKSIVHTLFTEIAPRYAERPGGYTRITKIGGRRGDNAPMAVIELVEGEIAKKATVAEAEAAAKRAVKEDALKKDEVVEDAAPADESKDA, encoded by the coding sequence ATGCCGAAGCCCGCCAAGGGTGCCCGTCTGGGCGGCAGCGCCGCGCACGAGAAGCTGCTACTTGCGAACCTCGCGAAGTCGCTCTTCGAGCACGGCCGCATCACCACGACCGAGGCCAAGGCCCGCCGCCTTCGTCCGGTCGCCGAGCGCCTGATCACCAAGGCGAAGAAGGGCGACATCCACAACCGTCGCCTGGTCCTGCAGACGATCACGGACAAGAGCATCGTGCACACGCTCTTCACCGAGATCGCTCCGCGGTACGCCGAGCGCCCGGGTGGCTACACCCGTATCACCAAGATCGGTGGCCGTCGTGGCGACAACGCCCCGATGGCCGTGATCGAGCTGGTCGAGGGTGAGATCGCGAAGAAGGCGACCGTTGCCGAGGCCGAGGCCGCTGCCAAGCGCGCGGTCAAGGAAGACGCCCTCAAGAAGGACGAGGTCGTCGAGGACGCCGCTCCGGCGGACGAGTCCAAGGACGCCTGA